The genomic DNA CGACCTGGTCGAGAAGCACGCCCTTGTCCGGGGCGACGGCTTTACCGTCGCCGGCATCTGCAAGGGGAGCGGGATGATCGCCCCGAACATGGGGACGATGCTCGCCTTCATCTACACGGACGCGGCGGTCGGGGCGGCAGAGTTGCAGGAGTCAATCCGCTCCGCGGTGCGCCGGAGTTTCAACCGCGTCGTCGTGGACGGGGACGAGAGCACGAACGACTGCGCCTTCGTGACCGCAACGGGCCTTGCCGGCCCTGTGGAGCGGAAGGCCTTCGACGCGGCCCTGGAGGCCTGCTGCATCTCCCTTGCAAAGCAGATCGCAGCGGATGGCGAAGGGGCGACGAAGATGCTCGAAGTGCGGGTCACCGGCGCCCCTGACGAGGCGGCGGCCGAACAGGTGGCGCGGACAGTCGTCGCTTCCCCCCTCGTCAAGACCGCGGTCTACGGCGAGGACCCGAATTGGGGCCGCGTCGTCGCTGCGGCCGGCAGGGCGGGCGTCGTCTTCGACCCTGACACCATCTCCCTCACCATCGGCGAGGGTGCGGAGGAGACGCCCCTCGTCAAGGACGGGGTGATCGTCTCCGACCTGGTCAGGGCGAAGGCGGCGATGCACGGGAAGAAGGTCGTCTTCTCCCTGGACCTTGCCGCGGGCGCGGGTGCGGCCGCCGCATGGGGCTGCGACCTCACCGAGAAATACGTCGAGATCAACGGGAAGTACACCACATGAGGCGCGAAGAGGTCCTGATGGAGGCGCTGCCCTATATCCAGCACTTCCACGGCAAGACGATCGTGATCAAACTCGGCGGCCATGCGATGGTCGATCAGGAGATGCTCGAAAACGCGATCAGGGACGTCGTCCTCCTCCACTATGTGGGGATGCGGGTCGTCGTCGTCCATGGCGGCGGCCCGGAGATCACCGAGAAGATGAAGGCCCTCGGCAAGGAGCCGCAGTTCGTCGGCGGCCTGCGGATCACCGACGCCGAGACCCTGGAGATCGCCCAGATGGTGCTGGTCGGCAAGATCAACGACGGCATCGTCTCGATCCTGGCCAGGTGCGGCGCACAGGGGGTCGGGATCTCAGGGAACGACGGCAGCATCATCATCGCGAAGAAGATC from Methanofollis sp. includes the following:
- the argJ gene encoding bifunctional glutamate N-acetyltransferase/amino-acid acetyltransferase ArgJ gives rise to the protein MKSICAVQGVEAWGIKEGKYGLAVIRASGTAAATFTSNRVCAAPVQLMRERVAAGKLDAIVVNSGCANAYTGKRGYEGAVKMAGTAAAVLGLPEERVGVASTGVIGRYLDLERIDRQCREVAPHLVSSAEAETAAARAIMTTDLVEKHALVRGDGFTVAGICKGSGMIAPNMGTMLAFIYTDAAVGAAELQESIRSAVRRSFNRVVVDGDESTNDCAFVTATGLAGPVERKAFDAALEACCISLAKQIAADGEGATKMLEVRVTGAPDEAAAEQVARTVVASPLVKTAVYGEDPNWGRVVAAAGRAGVVFDPDTISLTIGEGAEETPLVKDGVIVSDLVRAKAAMHGKKVVFSLDLAAGAGAAAAWGCDLTEKYVEINGKYTT
- the argB gene encoding acetylglutamate kinase; translated protein: MRREEVLMEALPYIQHFHGKTIVIKLGGHAMVDQEMLENAIRDVVLLHYVGMRVVVVHGGGPEITEKMKALGKEPQFVGGLRITDAETLEIAQMVLVGKINDGIVSILARCGAQGVGISGNDGSIIIAKKIANQKVKVGEEEQEVDLGYVGEIEKINPELITTLLANGYITVIAPIAIDRAGRSLNINADTAAGEIAIALNAFKLINLTDVDGVMDRERTQVYRHLRAIETEDLMADGTIAGGMIPKIDSCVRAVKGG